The proteins below come from a single Tachypleus tridentatus isolate NWPU-2018 chromosome 13, ASM421037v1, whole genome shotgun sequence genomic window:
- the LOC143238622 gene encoding uncharacterized protein LOC143238622, with amino-acid sequence MSSHQSFASNTTEEELSSGNGKKYDLRRRKEISYVENSVKDDSKRQFCYTNSEQIDFGQNQSRKLDMEKCDLNKESSSGFLTSGNPCNVSELNYNLNEKEDSFLMDKENKPVNIKQLGKRSYQKLHHPNLRKTRSISETKVGYFDDLLSGKCTWSYKNCKPDNINKLTNEQTQENILMNSYNLSEGDSDTEYVLQSRQDLEKKYKDILKCNKHDTLNTQTEKEIEGINNVVQKDKNASSTQLDASEEKSFHNSLEPLQKSMLNKFNKKSRKERFDKVKNDNKKEKMCEAVTIGKESRDDIKNKITDYHNNNYDFEMFGGEIELQDLASNVTTKLLNKQKRKNCSEDKKVFAVILKQNDNVENLKLPVSIDQENNHHRSNENVDWKIWHENGDVASTRRPEKIYDTKENKGLYVVEETLSCNLKNSNMTEISKKENYGLYSVYSPHFSDNVEISEASDFELSSTPESERHKPEHFANENVEKNKERKKDGKTKKEISKDSSEASGMTSARGLTYLDNENDVLESFTSIELEHEKESQISETTFSEKSKETDYSHHTIDTLPIKSNLTPVIISNKISLSPVLASLRFLNKVESTIQDVNTDLLNGEEFTEFVDREKMLGLKKEAITEHQSNLLSINELFGEESASLNDSSISSPVAERCANTTFVCDIISRLRQICSPLKISPKDSHLIPISPLDNVKENALLDEDSDDHSSSNEKDYPVLNKYQQMKGMNEKREEGTLKATLTLCGANVKARNEKVQATFTAVQRGNFCEDDYKSTCTISSHQLSLPSKEDSYSYSEEVCDYLSPFLDEDVYLEHQNKLSQSENTPPVTQNYLVSSEQELSVLSTTVNEGEKGQNSYVDNSVTMLKESNYKNISTEKTYKEDTITKQTQVCTDEKLYCDKKEEDDVFSLPSSCEELFPVSNLPVKEDILVTDAGNGLLCDFFEKGNLKTESSTC; translated from the exons ATGTCAAGTCATCAGTCATTTGCAAGCAACACTACTGAAGAAGAATTGTCAAGTGGTAAtggaaaaaaatatgatttaagaCGGCGAAAAGAAATATCATATGTCGAAAACTCTGTCAAAGATGACTCTAAAAGACAATTTTGTTATACGAATTCTGAACAAATAGATTTTGGTCAGAACCAATCACGTAAACTAGATATGGAAAAATGTGACCTTAACAAAGAAAGTTCTTCGGGTTTTTTAACATCAGGAAATCCATGCAACGTGAGCGAGTTGAACTATAACCTCAATGAAAAAGAAGATAGTTTTTTAATGGATAAAGAAAATAAACCCGTAAATATCAAACAGTTAGGAAAACGCAGCTATCAAAAGTTGCATCATCCAAACTTGCGAAAAACTAGGTCTATCTCTGAAACAAAAGTAGGTTATTTTGATGACTTATTGTCTGGTAAGTGTACATGGAGCTACAAGAATTGCAAACCTGATAACATCAATAAACTTACTAACGAACAAACACAGGAAAATATACTCATGAATAGTTACAATTTATCTGAGGGTGATTCTGATACCGAATATGTTCTCCAGTCCAGACAAGATCTGGAGAAAAAgtataaagatattttgaaatgtaataaacatGATACACTGAATACgcaaacagaaaaagaaatagAGGGTATAAACAATGTAGTTCAAAAAGATAAAAATGCAAGCTCCACTCAATTGGACGCATCAGAAGAGAAATCGTTTCATAATTCATTAGAACCTTTACAAAAAAGTATGctcaataaatttaacaaaaaatccAGGAAAGAGCgttttgataaagttaagaaTGATAACAAGAAAGAGAAGATGTGTGAAGCGGTCACAATAGGCAAAGAATCTAGAGatgacataaaaaataaaataaccgaCTATCACAACAATAATTATGATTTTGAAATGTTTGGAGGTGAAATTGAGCTTCAAGATTTAGCTTCaaatgtaacaacaaaactactgaataaacaaaagagaaaaaactGTTCAGAAGACAAGAAAGTTTTtgctgttatattaaaacaaaatgataatgttgaaaatttaaaactgcCCGTTTCAATAGATCAGGAAAACAACCATCACCGGTCAAATGAAAATGTAGACTGGAAAATATGGCATGAAAATGGCGATGTTGCTAGTACAAGGAGACCTGAAAAAATATATGACACGAAGGAAAATAAGGGTTTATATGTGGTTGAAGAAACTTTAAGTTGTAATTTAAAGAACAGCAATATGACAGAAATCTCCAAAAAGGAAAATTATGGTTTATACAGTGTGTATTCTCCTCATTTTTCAGACAACGTAGAAATTTCAGAAGCGTCAGATTTTGAATTATCTTCAACTCCAGAGAGTGAACGTCATAAACCAGAGCATTTTGCAAACGAAAACGTAGaaaagaataaagaaagaaagaaagatggcaaaaccaaaaaagaaatatcaaaagATTCGTCAGAAGCTAGTGGCATGACATCAGCACGTGGACTTACGTATTTAGATAATGAAAATGATGTGTTAGAATCATTCACGTCTATAGAACTTGAACATGAGAAGGAATCTCAAATTTCTGAAACAACCTTTTCCGAAAAATCGAAGGAAACAGATTACTCTCACCATACCATTGACACGCTAcccataaaaagtaatttaacacCAGTgataatatcaaacaaaattagtttATCGCCTGTACTGGCTTCTTTGAGATTTTTGAATAAAGTTGAATCTACTATACAAGACGTGAACACAGATTTACTTAATGGTGAAGAATTTACAGAATTCGTTGATAGAGAAAAAATGCTAGGATTGAAAAAAGAAGCAATCACGGAGCATCAATCAAATTTGTTGTCAATAAATGAACTTTTTGGTGAGGAATCAGCATCACTTAATGATTCTAGTATATCATCACCAGTAGCAGAAAGATGCGCAAACACCACTTTTGTGTGTGACATTATTTCAAGACTGAGGCAAATATGTTCTCCGTTGAAAATATCTCCCAAGGACTCTCACCTAATTCCTATATCGCCATTAGACAATGTAAAG GAAAATGCTCTGCTTGATGAAGACAGTGATGACCATTCTTCATCGAATGAAAAAGACTACCCTGTATTGAATAAATATCAACAGATGAAAGGAATGAATGAAAAGAGAGAAGAAGGGACATTAAAAGCTACTCTAACTTTGTGTGGTGCTAATGTAAAAGCAAGAAACGAAAAAGTTCAGGCAACCTTCACAGCTGTTCAAAGGGGAAATTTTTGTGAAGACGACTACAAAAGTACTTGTACAATCAGTTCCCATCAGTTGTCATTACCATCAAAAGAAGATAGTTATTCGTACTCTGAAGAAGTTTGTGATTATTTATCCCCATTTCTCGATGAAGACGTTTATCTAGAACACCAGAATAAACTATCGCAATCTGAGAACACTCCACCGGTaacacaaaattacttagtttctTCAGAACAAGAACTTTCTGTATTATCGACGACAGTTAACGAAGGTGAAAAGGGTCAGAATAGTTATGTGGATAATTCTGTGACTATGTTGAAAGAGTCCAACTATAAAAACATTTCCACAGAGAAAACGTATAAAGAAGATACTATTACAAAACAGACACAAGTTTGTACAGATGAAAAATTGTATTGCGATAAAAAGGAGGAAGATGATGTCTTTTCTCTACCATCGAGTTGTGAAGAACTATTTCCAGTATCCAACTTGCCTGTCAAGGAG GATATACTGGTGACAGATGCCGGAAATGGACTGCTTTGTGATTTTTTTGAAAAAGGAAATCTCAAGACAGAGAGTTCTACTTGTTAA